The Flavobacteriaceae bacterium 3519-10 genome includes a window with the following:
- a CDS encoding 3,4-dihydroxy-2-butanone 4-phosphate synthase / GTP cyclohydrolase II, producing MSGALFVTRSGAKKRERKTDEDAQIKVGEYLNLSIFAPFKKSNMSDIQLNTIPEAIQDLKDGKIIIVVDDENRENEGDFLSAAELTTPEIINFMTLYGRGLICTPLPEKRCDELGLDIMVTRSSDPKETAFTVSVDLLGEGVSTGISASDRSKTILALMDENTKPADFMRPGHIFPLRAKKGGVLKRAGHTEAAIDLTKLAGLKEGGVICEIMNEDGSMSRLPELVELAKKHDLKIISIEDLIHYQLKKGDLIERIEERKVKTHYGDFDFFAFKETSTDQIHFALTKGTWVVDEPVLVRVQASNAYFDVLSRLTAGEKPLLEKVTNMINEEGKGALIFINNVSTAENTLRKLQQFIDFQDGQEKRPTLASNFHDYGIGTQILKNLGITKFRVITQNVNQKPLVGGYDVEVTEMVQL from the coding sequence TTGAGCGGAGCTCTTTTTGTGACGCGAAGCGGAGCAAAAAAGCGAGAGCGGAAGACGGATGAAGACGCCCAAATAAAGGTTGGTGAATATTTAAATCTAAGTATCTTTGCACCATTCAAAAAAAGCAACATGTCGGATATACAACTTAATACGATTCCCGAAGCGATACAAGACCTGAAAGACGGCAAAATCATCATCGTCGTGGATGACGAAAACCGCGAAAACGAAGGCGATTTCCTTTCCGCGGCCGAACTTACAACGCCCGAAATCATCAATTTTATGACGCTTTACGGAAGAGGTTTGATCTGTACGCCCCTGCCCGAAAAACGTTGTGATGAACTTGGCCTTGATATAATGGTGACGCGCAGCAGCGACCCTAAAGAAACCGCTTTTACGGTATCCGTGGATCTTCTTGGTGAAGGCGTTTCTACAGGAATCTCGGCCAGCGACCGGAGCAAAACGATTTTAGCCCTGATGGATGAAAACACCAAACCGGCTGATTTTATGCGTCCGGGACACATTTTCCCTTTGCGGGCGAAAAAAGGTGGTGTTTTGAAAAGAGCCGGCCACACGGAAGCTGCGATTGATCTCACCAAACTTGCCGGACTGAAAGAAGGTGGCGTGATCTGCGAAATCATGAACGAAGACGGCTCGATGTCGAGGCTTCCGGAACTTGTAGAATTGGCAAAGAAGCACGATTTAAAAATAATTTCAATTGAAGATTTAATTCATTATCAGCTTAAGAAAGGTGATTTGATCGAAAGAATTGAGGAGAGAAAAGTGAAAACCCATTATGGGGATTTCGACTTTTTCGCCTTCAAGGAAACAAGTACGGATCAGATTCACTTTGCGTTGACGAAAGGAACGTGGGTTGTGGATGAGCCGGTTTTGGTTCGTGTGCAGGCTTCAAATGCTTATTTCGACGTGCTGAGTCGGTTGACAGCGGGTGAAAAACCCTTACTCGAAAAAGTAACCAACATGATCAATGAGGAAGGCAAAGGCGCGCTGATTTTCATCAATAACGTATCGACCGCCGAGAATACATTAAGAAAGCTTCAGCAGTTTATCGATTTTCAGGACGGGCAGGAAAAACGACCGACCTTAGCCTCAAACTTTCACGATTACGGCATCGGAACTCAGATTCTGAAGAATCTGGGCATCACCAAATTCCGCGTGATTACGCAGAACGTGAACCAGAAACCTTTGGTAGGCGGCTATGATGTGGAGGTGACGGAGATGGTGCAGCTATAG
- a CDS encoding luciferase family protein, with protein sequence MKNFELSVLDLAPVKQHKTINDTFNDSLDLARHVETLDYRRFWLAEHHNMASIASSATSVLIGFIANGTQKIRVGSGGVMLPNHSSLVIAEQFGTLESLFPNRIDLGVGRAPGTDGLTAKALGRNPMIINEQFPRQIRELQQYFSVENATSLVRAIPGEGCDIPIYVLGSSTDSAWLAAEYGLPYAFAGHFAPDMMGSAFEIYRENYKPSEEFPEPYIIACANGIAGETDDEAKKLSSTLYQMFINIIRNDRKPYSPPVEDMDALWNPMEKAHVTKMLRHSFIGSESSVAQQLKEFQDTFKVDEIMITSAIYDHEARLKSYGIIRKAADFLR encoded by the coding sequence ATGAAGAATTTTGAATTATCAGTACTGGATCTGGCTCCGGTAAAACAACATAAAACAATCAACGATACTTTTAATGACAGCCTTGACCTGGCGCGGCACGTTGAAACTTTAGATTACAGAAGATTCTGGCTCGCCGAGCATCACAATATGGCAAGTATTGCTAGTTCTGCAACTTCCGTGCTGATCGGTTTTATCGCCAACGGCACACAGAAAATCCGGGTAGGATCGGGCGGCGTGATGTTGCCCAACCACAGTTCACTGGTTATCGCCGAGCAGTTTGGGACTTTAGAAAGTTTATTTCCGAACAGAATTGATCTGGGTGTCGGAAGAGCGCCCGGAACCGACGGCCTGACAGCCAAAGCGCTCGGCAGAAACCCAATGATCATCAATGAACAGTTTCCACGCCAGATCCGTGAACTGCAGCAGTATTTCTCTGTTGAAAATGCAACAAGCCTGGTGCGCGCAATCCCCGGGGAAGGCTGCGATATTCCGATTTATGTTCTCGGATCAAGCACCGACAGCGCCTGGCTCGCCGCCGAATATGGCCTTCCGTACGCTTTTGCCGGACATTTTGCGCCCGACATGATGGGTAGCGCATTTGAAATTTACCGCGAAAACTATAAACCCAGCGAAGAATTTCCGGAACCTTATATCATCGCATGCGCGAACGGAATCGCAGGCGAAACCGACGACGAAGCAAAAAAACTTTCCAGTACGCTGTACCAGATGTTTATCAACATTATACGAAACGACAGAAAACCGTACTCGCCGCCCGTAGAAGATATGGATGCGCTGTGGAATCCGATGGAGAAAGCGCACGTCACGAAGATGCTGCGTCACAGTTTTATCGGCAGTGAATCTTCTGTGGCCCAACAGCTTAAAGAATTCCAGGACACCTTTAAAGTGGATGAAATAATGATTACGTCGGCTATTTATGATCACGAAGCGAGGTTGAAATCTTACGGAATCATCAGAAAAGCCGCAGATTTTCTGCGCTAA
- a CDS encoding cytoplasmic membrane protein, with protein sequence MLIFKQSFFMLYLLFSLIMLLAVFAGFGGAAQKFSGKSVHGLSGTLLAGIFSVSIICTLSAFIFPLNIYFETTLLIVGLAAFFYFKIYEDFRRFFKGLPYLFYVLVFVVLFFGSGFPFILDHFGYYVPTIRWISEIGLVQGISNLDLLLGQMSVWHILQAAFSQFTDPFLRLNSLALIIYLIYIFEKKSWIHLVFVPVLFLFVQSPSPDLPAIALSLIILNELLRGHRSYGWLFALSAFVFALKPTLVWLPLFTFIYIVWIAKKNVKVLTPGIAVVLIFVFKNIWTFGFPVFPVAVLDLGLPWKPNMQLLLNSSAVAIERTFDMQFSANEIHNFSLTEYVYNWFFLPGIKGKINLLFIFSLLIFLVFSIKKNSKTIWLLFGAVLVKSVLVLMFSAQYRFFLDVFFVIFFIVGYEVFTKKLSLAIFAVMSVVVGTFISYPEFIRTVFPSFRLGSVVMGFRSAQLIEPAHYKLEKFKTYQVGNLKFNVVDGYPYSFDTPLPAILPAFIQEDLDAGIFPQLKGTTLKEGFVWRRITEQEKIQLQHIIDEFNSKQ encoded by the coding sequence TTGCTTATTTTTAAGCAATCTTTTTTTATGCTGTACCTGCTGTTTTCGCTTATAATGCTGCTCGCGGTCTTCGCGGGTTTTGGCGGTGCAGCGCAGAAATTTTCAGGCAAATCCGTTCATGGCCTTTCAGGAACTCTCTTAGCGGGGATTTTTTCAGTATCAATAATCTGCACGCTTTCAGCCTTTATTTTTCCGTTAAATATTTACTTTGAAACCACACTATTAATAGTCGGTCTTGCAGCATTTTTCTATTTTAAAATCTATGAAGATTTCAGAAGATTCTTTAAAGGTTTACCGTACCTCTTCTATGTATTGGTTTTTGTGGTGCTCTTTTTCGGCAGCGGTTTCCCGTTTATATTAGATCATTTTGGTTATTATGTGCCAACCATCAGGTGGATTTCGGAAATCGGCCTAGTTCAGGGGATTTCAAACCTTGATCTGCTGCTCGGGCAGATGTCGGTCTGGCATATTCTTCAGGCAGCGTTTTCTCAGTTCACCGACCCCTTTTTACGGCTGAATTCGCTCGCTTTAATCATTTATCTGATTTATATTTTCGAGAAAAAATCGTGGATCCATCTGGTTTTCGTACCAGTTCTGTTTCTATTTGTTCAGTCGCCGTCGCCGGATTTGCCTGCAATTGCACTCTCGCTGATCATTTTAAATGAATTATTGCGCGGCCATAGAAGTTACGGTTGGCTGTTTGCGCTTTCGGCGTTTGTTTTTGCGCTGAAACCAACGCTGGTTTGGCTACCTTTATTTACTTTTATTTACATTGTTTGGATCGCAAAAAAAAATGTAAAAGTGCTAACTCCGGGAATTGCCGTGGTGCTGATATTTGTGTTCAAAAACATCTGGACGTTCGGCTTTCCGGTGTTTCCTGTAGCTGTTTTAGATTTGGGACTGCCCTGGAAACCGAACATGCAACTGCTTCTTAACTCCTCGGCAGTCGCGATTGAACGAACATTCGATATGCAGTTTTCAGCAAACGAGATCCATAATTTTTCTTTAACTGAATATGTTTACAATTGGTTTTTCCTGCCCGGAATTAAAGGAAAAATTAACCTGCTTTTCATTTTCTCGCTGCTTATTTTCCTGGTATTTTCAATTAAAAAAAACTCAAAAACGATTTGGCTACTGTTCGGTGCCGTTTTAGTTAAAAGTGTACTGGTGCTGATGTTTTCGGCGCAATACCGTTTTTTTCTTGATGTGTTTTTTGTGATTTTTTTCATCGTAGGATATGAAGTTTTCACCAAAAAATTATCGCTTGCTATATTTGCTGTGATGTCCGTTGTGGTCGGAACTTTTATTTCTTACCCGGAGTTTATAAGAACAGTTTTTCCGAGTTTTAGGTTAGGGAGCGTGGTCATGGGTTTCAGAAGCGCTCAGCTCATTGAGCCTGCCCATTATAAACTTGAAAAATTTAAAACCTATCAGGTTGGCAACTTAAAATTCAATGTGGTGGATGGTTATCCCTACAGTTTTGATACGCCACTGCCGGCCATTTTACCAGCGTTCATACAGGAAGATTTAGATGCCGGAATCTTTCCACAGCTGAAAGGCACAACTTTAAAAGAAGGATTCGTTTGGCGCAGGATTACTGAGCAGGAAAAAATTCAACTGCAACACATCATTGATGAATTCAACAGCAAACAATAA